TCGGATGCGAAACAGATCGCGGAGCTCGCGAACAAGTACGGCGTGCTCGTCCTGACGAATTACGAGACGAGCTGGTACGCCTCGCTGCGTGAAGCGAAAAAGATGATTGAATCGGGCGAGATGTCGCCGCTGCGGAAGATGGTTTTCCGGCACGGGCACAAAGGGCCGAAGGAGATCGGGTGCTCGCCGGAGTTTCTCGCTTGGTTGGCCAACCCCGAACAGAACGGAGGCGGCGCGATCGTCGACTTCGGCTGCTACGGCGCGATCCTCTCGACGTGGCTGATGGACGGGGCGAAACCGACAAGCGTGGTCGCGAGCGCGGCGACACTGAAACCGGATGTCTATCCGAGGGTCGATGACGATGCGACGATCGTGCTGACATACGGTCCGCCTCACAACGCGACGGCGATCATTGAGGCCTCGTGGGCGTGGACGCACGACAACAAGGAAGCCGATTTCTACACGGAAAAAGGGAGTTTGCACGCGGAGAAATGGGATCAACTGTCGGTCCGCACCGAGAACGGCGAGCCGAAACCGATCAAGCCGGCACCGACGGGATTCGAGAACGAGTGGGTCTATTTGCGGCAGGTCGTCCGCGGCGAATGCCCTGTCGATCCGCTCTCGAGCCTGGAGATGAATGTGACGGCGGTTGAGATTCTCGATGCGGCGCGAAGTCAGTGCGGCAAGCAAAAATGAAAGCGGGCCCTTTCACGGGCCCGCTCCGTACCCCAAAGAGCGTGAACCGTTCAGAAGCAGACGAGGGTGTCGTACGCGCCGACAAAGACGGCGAAATCGCTGTCATCGGTCAGGCCGTCGTTGGAACCGTCGATGTCGCCGGCAGGATTCGTGAGGTCGTTGTAGTACTTGGCGAAGAAGGTGAAGTCGGTGTCGTCGACGCCGCCGTCGCCGTTGAAGTCGGCCGGGCAGGCGATCGACGGGCCGCGGTTGTCGCTGCCGATCGTCAGCACCGCGGTGAGGGAGCTTGTCCGCGAGCTGCGGGCGCCCCAGCGTTCATTCGCAAAGTGGGCATCTCCCAGCGAGACAGCGAGATAGTACTGATCGGCCGGAAGCGAAGACCCGTTCTGATTGTTGAGGGGCAATCCGAGAGTGCTCTGCAACCAGTGGGGGGGCGGATAGCCGCGGCTCGGGGCGATGCCGTAGGAAAGCTGAGCGAACGTGCCGCCGCAGCCGGAGGGGCCGTCGCCGCCGCCGTTGTTCCCGTTGTAGCCCGCTCCCGCGTAGCTGATGCTCGTGCTGTTCGCGAGAGAACCGCCGTTGTTGTAGAGCGCGAAATTCCATTCGCCCGCAACAGAAGATCCGGGCTGGGTCACATCGAGGAATGTCACGTCCGAGAGAGGCGAGTTGTCGCTCTGATTGAATTGGCCTGTGGACGGCAGCGGATTCGTCAGCGAGAACCGAACGAACTCGACTTCACGCGGACCAACACTCAGCTCAGTGGTTGATTGCGGCTCACCTCGGAGGATCGCCAGATCGGCGCCATCCGAAATCGTCGGCGCAACCGCGGGAGGCGCGCTGATCGTCTTCTGATTGTTGTTGTTGAAATTGAGCGAGTAAGACTTCGGCGTGATGGGATCGACGGGTAGCACGTTCCAACCGTCGCCGAATCCCGATCCCCCGAGCGCCACGGCGAGGTAGAATTCGCCGGCGGGGAGGTTGCCTTCTTGCCCGGCGTATTGGACTCCCGAGCCCACGCCGGGGCGCCGGGCAACGCCGAACGACATTTGTTGATTGTCTAGTTCGGACGGTCGATTGGAATCAGGTCCGTCGCCCCTTCCCATGGAGAGCTCAAACAAGGTGGAATCGGCGCTGTACAGCGCGAAGGCCGTGGGAGTTTGCGAGCCCTCGGTATCCACATCAAGAAAGGTCGCCTCGGCGTAGCTGATCTGGTTCTTCGTGTTGAATTTGTACCACTTGTATTTCTCGGAAGACGTCAGGCTGCCACTGACGCTCGAAACTCCGTCTGGAAGAAAGCCGTTGGGGCCGTTGATGCTGGTTGCGGGGACCGCCGGCGGAGGGGAAGCGATGCCCGTGAACGCGAGCGAGAGCGCGTTTGTACGACCGCTGCTGCCCGAGTTGCTGACCGAATAGCGGAGCTCGCTCGAGCCCGTGTTGGACACTGTGAGCGATCCGGTGAATATCGCATCGAAGTTGCCGTCGCGACCGTACATCGCGCTGGTGTAGCCGATGTTGGCGGGATTGGATGCGGCGGAGAGGGCGGCCGCGGTTTGAGAACCGGTAAACGCCGGACCCATCGCGTTCGAAGCCGAGCCGAGCACGAAAGAAACGGCCGCGGTCGTCTTGTTCAGTTGAAAGAGATTCGTGCTCGTCAATGGCGAGGACCCCGGTGTGCCGGGCTCAACGATCGCGGCGTCAAGCCAGAGAGACGAATCGCCGGCGGGAACACTTACGGCGGAGGGAAAGACCAACCATGTTGACTGTGTAATGCCCCCGCAGACGGTTTCGAATTCGGTGATCGTAATCGTGTGATACGGCACGGCGCCCGGGTCGATCATGCTTGTTCCGGCACCGCCAAACCCTGCGAACGTCACTTGGCTCGGTCGGTAGAAGCTAAATCGAAAATCGAACGGCGCTGTGCTGGCACCGGAGACGTTGAATGCGAAACCCATGGCTGTCAGGGCGCGATCGCCGACGAACGAGCTGCCGTAAGGCCCGGGCGTGAAATTGACATCTTCGAGCAGATGCGAGCAAAGTGTGGCGTTGAAGAAGCTGTGGGAAAACAAAGACGTCAGGTTGTCGTAGACAAGCACGCTGTACGCGCGATCGCCAAACGTGTCGCTTCCGCCATGAGGCGTTTGGCCGATTGACTTGATCGGGACGTTTGAGAGGCTGGCGCGTGACACTTCATCGGCAAAGGCGCTTAGGCCCGCCGAACTACCCACGATTGCCGCGATCACGACCCTGCGAAATAGAGTGGACATAAACGAGACTCCGAAAAGTCCCGTCTTCAGTGTCTTCAGAATACAGGCTCGAGGTCGAATTTGCAAGCGCAAAGCTGTTGAAGCTTTGTGAAGAATGGGCGTGCATCCGTTGGGATTGCCGCAACTGGCTGGGGTTTCGTGTCGGCAACGGCGTGTAACCCGGAGAGGCCACTTGGGGGTGTAGCTCTTTCCGGCCCGTCCGGCGCGGCGGGGCTACACCAGCATCGCGTCGCAGCTCGAAGAGAGCTGGGTCGAGAGCCACTCCATCACGAACTGCGCCTGTACCCCGGCGTCGAGCTGGCGCTCGGCTTCGCGGATGGAGTTGATCGCGCCGAGGTGGCGTTCGGGCATGCCGATGTTCTTTCGGAGCTGAACTCGGGCGCGCTGCGAGAGCAGGCGAAACATGAGTTCGGCGCCGGCGCGATTGGCGGCGTCCTTGCTGGCCTGCTTGTCCTTTTCGACGACCGATGCGGCCCACTCATCGACGAGCTTGGCCATGGTCGGGCCGAGGGCGGGTGCGTACTTGCCCGAATCGCATTGGGCGAGCAGTGGATCGAGGGCGCGCGACCAGCTTGCGAGATTGCCGGTGTGGGCGATGAGCAATTCGCCCGGCGAGCCCGAAGCAAATGACTGGAGGATGGGGAGATCGTCGGCGTCGATCGGCGGATCGAGCGTGCGTTTGTGTTCGTCGAGCCACTGCTTCATCGCGGCATCGGGCAGCGGCGCGAAGGCGACCTGCTGCGAGCGACTGCGGATGGTTGTGAGCAGGCGATCCGGGCTCGTGGTGACGAGGATGATGACGGTGCCGGGCGGAGGTTCTTCGAGCGTTTTCAGGATCGCGTTCTGGGTCGGCGCGTTGTTTGGAGAGCGATCGAGCAGTTCGGCCTCGTCGATGATGAAGACTTTTGACGCGAGACCACCGGGGAGCGACGCGGCAAGTGCCGCGGGCGCGATGAGGTGCGTATCGATGACATCGCGCGGGATTGTGATGAGCTTGCGTTCGCGCACCTGCGCATCATCGCTGAATCGCGCGAGTTCCTTTGTGATGATGTGGAGATCGGGGTGCGTGCCTGAGGCGAGCAGGTGTTTGACGCGCGAATCGGATGCCACGGCGGCCTGATCGCCCTTGACCTTGGTCGTGTCGTCGAGAATGAGTGCCGCGAACGCGAGCGCGGCGGTGAACTTGCCGATGCCGGACGGTCCATGGAAGATCCAGGCGTGGTGGACGCGTCCCGAGCGGATGGCGTCGGTGAGGACTTTGAGCGCGCGATCCTGACCGAGAATTTCGGAAAACGACACCGGCACAGGATGCTGGCGCTGTGCCGCGGCGGGCGGCTCGGCGAGCGACTTCAGGTTCGCCTGCGCTTTGGGTTTGGACGGTTTCTTGGCCACAGGATCAGGATAGGGGATTTGGTCGGATGGGCGCGCCGGGCGATTCGGCACCGAGTTCCACGGAGGGGGAATAGAGAATGGCCAAAGATGGTCGACAACCGGGAAGGCATCAAGGCATGCGGCATCGAGGCATCGGGATTGGCGGGAAGGCTGACGTTGTGTCGGTATGATCGCGGCCTTGGAACCCGCATGATGCGAAACGAAGGTGCGCACAAAGCAGGGCGGGTGTTTATCGAGTGCACGCACCTCTATCAGCACAACTTCAACACGGGAATCCAGCGCGTCGTGCGGAATCTCGCGTGCCTCGGAGGCAAAGAAGGCAGGGCGATCGGGCTGGAAGTCGTGCCGGTTGTCGTCACGAGCGCCGGTCTGGCGACCGTCTCACCGGAGGAACTCGCTCGCGATCGAAGTTCGGCGGCGGTGCGTGCGTGGGCGCGCGTCCGTAAGAGTCTCATCGGGTTGCTGCCTCGGGGCGCGCGGGCGACGCACGACGAAATCGGAGCCGGGGAGAGGGCGGGACTCGCCTGGCGGGTGCTGTCGGGTGCCAAGCGGAGCGTGGTGTGGTGCGTGCTCGCGCTGCGGCGTTTGTATGAGAGAGGATTGCTCTTTCTGCGAGCGGTTGCATTACACGGAAAGCATGTTGCACCTCGGGAGGGTGACGTGCTGCTCCTGGCGGACGCGAGCTGGAAGGCGGATGTGCTCTGGAGGCACGCCAGCGCGTGGCGGGCGCGCGGCGCGCGTGTTGGGCTGGTGGTGTACGACCTGATTCCGATTGTGACACCGGAGTTCAGCGCGAATTTGCTGGTGGCCCCGTTCGAGAAGTACATGAGGCGTGCCGCGGCGGAGACGGACTTTGCGGTGGCGATCTCGCGGCATTCGGCGCGGGAGTTCCGCGCGTTTGCGGAGAAGTCGGGGGCGCCGGGCTGGAGCGAGGAGCGGGCGGGATGGTTTCGATTGGGAGCGGACGAGTCCGCGAGCGGTCAGACACGAGCTTCGGACGATGCCCGGCTGGTGATGGAGAAACTTGGCGCGCGCCCGGTGTATCTCGCGGTCGGGACGCTGGAAGTACGCAAGAACCACGGCGTGCTGCTGGATGCGTTCGATGAATTGTGGAAGCGCGGAAGAGATGTCGCGCTGGTGATCATCGGGAATTACGGCTGGAAGTCGCAGGAGATTGCGAGGCGTATTCAGGCGCACCCCGAATTTGAGAAGCGGCTGTTTTGGTTCACGAAGGCGACGGACGCGGACCTGGAATCGTGGTATCGGCGTGCGCACACGGTGATCATGGCTTCGCTTGCGGAGGGATTCGGTTTGCCGGTGGTGGAGGCTCTGGTGCGAGGGCGACCGGTGATCGCGAGCGATATTCCGACGCATCACGAAATCGCGGAGGGGTTTGTCGAGTTCTTCGATCCGAGGCGATCGGATGCGCTGGTCGACGCCGTGGAGAGAGATCTGCGCGGCGAGACGGCGCGCGAGGTGAGCGGGTATCGCTGGCCGGGCTGGCCCGAGGGTGTGCGCGAGTGTCTGAATGAGTGCGCGCGGATGGCGGGGCTTGGGAAAAGGCCGTCCTGAGTCGCAGCAGCGGTGAGTGTTGCGTCGAAGATTGACTTCGACGCCGAGGAGTCGGTGTGCTTAAACATTGCCGAGCTTGTTGACTCCGTTCAGCGCGGCAATCTTGTAGCACTCGGCAAGCGTCGGATAGTTGAAGACTGTGTTGATGAAGTACTCGGCGGTTGCCTTGAACGCGATCGCGCACTGGCCGATGTGGACGAGTTCGGTGGCGTTGGTCCCGATGATGTGAACACCGAGGACAGCGCGGGTTTCCTGGTGGAAGAGAATCTTCAGCGTTCCGATCTCGTCGCCGAGCAGTTGGCCGCGGGCGGTCTCGCGGTAGGAAGCGATGCCGGCTTCGTACGGAATCGCGTCGGCCGTGAGTTTCTCTTCGGTCCAGCCGACCATGGAGATTTCGGGTATGGAGTAGATGCCGTAGGGAAGCAGTGTGTCAACGTTGTCGCATTTGATGCCGAACATGTGGCAGGCAGCAACGCGGCCCTGCTCCATCGAAGTGCTGGCGAGCGCGGGGAAACCGATGACGTCGCCCGCGGCATAGATGTGAGGGACCGAAGTCTGAAAATCCTTGTTCACCGTGATGCGCCCGCGGGCGTCGGCGGTGAGGCCGGCTGCCGCGAGATTGAGCGAATCGGTGCTGCCTTGGCGACCGACGGCATAGAGAAGCGTGTCGGCCGAAAGTTGCTTGCCCGACTCGAGCGTGACTTCGATCATCGTCTCGATGCCCTCGCGCTTGGCGGCTTCGGGCGCGTCGCGGCGTTCGATCTTTACTACTTTCTCGCCCAGGCGCAGCGTGACGCCCGACTGGCGCAGGTGATACTGGAGGGCCTCGGTGATTTCGGCATCGACAAAGTCGAGCAATCGGGGCCGGCCCTCGATAAGCGTGACGCGGACACCGAGCGCGGCGAGCATCGAAGCGTATTCGGTGCCGATGACGCCGCCACCGACGACGATGATGGAGCGCGGGATGGAGCCAAGTTTGAGCAGGTCGTCGGACGAGAAGACTTGCTTGCCATCGAATGGAATGGTGTCCGGCGTCGTGGGGACGGTGCCGACACCGATCAGGATGTGATCGGCCTCGATGGTTTCGGTTGAGTGGATTCCGACGACATCGACCTGGTGATCGGAACGGAACTGCCCCTTGCCCGACAGCACGGTGATGCCGTTGCTCGCGAAGTGATCGCGAACGAGGTCGATTTCCTTCCTGATGACCCGATGGCACGCCTCCATGAGACCGTGGAAGCCGCCGGCGCGATTGAGAGCGGGCTTGGCCGCGGCGAAGTCGGCGAGCGACGGGGCGACGGTGGTGCGTCCGCCGAAG
The DNA window shown above is from Phycisphaeraceae bacterium and carries:
- a CDS encoding Gfo/Idh/MocA family oxidoreductase, which encodes MIHRFLLLLLVSFIAFSQVPMAELVPENGPVKYSTNTGPLRIGIIGFVHGHVEGLLWQASQRQDIKIVGIYEPNTALFDRLSAKYKIDSALRYDSIEKMLDETKPEAVSVMSSIKDHLPAVEACAPRGIHVMVEKPLAFSNSDAKQIAELANKYGVLVLTNYETSWYASLREAKKMIESGEMSPLRKMVFRHGHKGPKEIGCSPEFLAWLANPEQNGGGAIVDFGCYGAILSTWLMDGAKPTSVVASAATLKPDVYPRVDDDATIVLTYGPPHNATAIIEASWAWTHDNKEADFYTEKGSLHAEKWDQLSVRTENGEPKPIKPAPTGFENEWVYLRQVVRGECPVDPLSSLEMNVTAVEILDAARSQCGKQK
- a CDS encoding glycosyltransferase family 4 protein, translated to MVDNREGIKACGIEASGLAGRLTLCRYDRGLGTRMMRNEGAHKAGRVFIECTHLYQHNFNTGIQRVVRNLACLGGKEGRAIGLEVVPVVVTSAGLATVSPEELARDRSSAAVRAWARVRKSLIGLLPRGARATHDEIGAGERAGLAWRVLSGAKRSVVWCVLALRRLYERGLLFLRAVALHGKHVAPREGDVLLLADASWKADVLWRHASAWRARGARVGLVVYDLIPIVTPEFSANLLVAPFEKYMRRAAAETDFAVAISRHSAREFRAFAEKSGAPGWSEERAGWFRLGADESASGQTRASDDARLVMEKLGARPVYLAVGTLEVRKNHGVLLDAFDELWKRGRDVALVIIGNYGWKSQEIARRIQAHPEFEKRLFWFTKATDADLESWYRRAHTVIMASLAEGFGLPVVEALVRGRPVIASDIPTHHEIAEGFVEFFDPRRSDALVDAVERDLRGETAREVSGYRWPGWPEGVRECLNECARMAGLGKRPS
- the sthA gene encoding Si-specific NAD(P)(+) transhydrogenase translates to MRKFDLCVIGSGPAGQKAAIQAAKLGRSVAVIEMREVLGGVAINTGTIPSKALREAILDFGGRTTVAPSLADFAAAKPALNRAGGFHGLMEACHRVIRKEIDLVRDHFASNGITVLSGKGQFRSDHQVDVVGIHSTETIEADHILIGVGTVPTTPDTIPFDGKQVFSSDDLLKLGSIPRSIIVVGGGVIGTEYASMLAALGVRVTLIEGRPRLLDFVDAEITEALQYHLRQSGVTLRLGEKVVKIERRDAPEAAKREGIETMIEVTLESGKQLSADTLLYAVGRQGSTDSLNLAAAGLTADARGRITVNKDFQTSVPHIYAAGDVIGFPALASTSMEQGRVAACHMFGIKCDNVDTLLPYGIYSIPEISMVGWTEEKLTADAIPYEAGIASYRETARGQLLGDEIGTLKILFHQETRAVLGVHIIGTNATELVHIGQCAIAFKATAEYFINTVFNYPTLAECYKIAALNGVNKLGNV